In Streptomyces sp. DG2A-72, one genomic interval encodes:
- a CDS encoding SsgA family sporulation/cell division regulator has translation MDITLEHPVHAHLITTGRELPVPVTLRYTSADPLAVHLDFPGHVSLSGEASTWTFARSLLEEGLGTAAGIGSVHIWPCGPLRTVVELHALEGVAMVWFDPAVLRRFLLRSYAVVEPTDENLGTALDEGLTSLLGGV, from the coding sequence CCCTGGAACACCCCGTCCACGCCCACCTGATCACCACCGGCCGGGAGCTCCCGGTCCCCGTGACCCTCCGCTACACCTCGGCCGACCCCCTCGCCGTGCACCTCGACTTCCCGGGCCATGTCTCGCTCAGCGGGGAAGCCTCGACCTGGACCTTCGCCCGCTCCCTCCTGGAGGAGGGCCTGGGCACGGCCGCCGGGATCGGCAGCGTGCACATATGGCCCTGCGGACCGTTGCGCACGGTCGTCGAGTTGCACGCGCTGGAGGGCGTGGCGATGGTCTGGTTCGACCCAGCCGTCCTGCGCCGCTTCCTGCTCCGCTCGTACGCCGTGGTCGAGCCGACCGACGAGAACCTGGGAACGGCCCTGGACGAAGGCCTCACCTCACTGCTGGGCGGGGTCTGA